Genomic DNA from Acetilactobacillus jinshanensis:
CCATAATTAAAGATGTGGACCTGCTTAATTATCATCTTGAGAACCCCTATGATTAAGTATTAATTGCGTTACGTGCTGTTTTAACTGATTAATTGCTTTTGACTTGTTAAACCGCTGATTAATAAACGAACGCTGGAATAATTTCTTAGCAATTTGATCAACATTACCAATCTGAAAGACCTGATCAGCACTCTTTTTCCAGACATCCGATTTAAGCTGGAGCTTCGAATCATGATGTTGACTTAAAGTGACGTTATATACCCAAGCATTCCACTCCTGATAATGATTCTGTAACAAGGCTTGCAACTGATCCAATAAATTCTGATTGTTAATCAACGTTATTAAATCAGAATTTACATTAGTAGCATTAGTCAATTGCAACTGGATATTCACCAGATGGAATTTCTGATATTTCTGCTGTTGGACAGTACTTAAAATTAAATCAACTAATTCATTTTCATCTTTAACGGTCGTTACTTGAACCGGTAACGTTACCCAATTAATCAGTGACGTAGCATGAAATTCAGGTTGAAATTGATGATTGCTATCAACTAGAAGATAACCCTTATCGCCCGTTTCATTCGGGGTTCGACCCTGAATATTACCTGGATAAACAACTGGTGGCCATTTATTAAGAACCTGACGCTTATGAATGTGACCCAAGGCCCAGTAATCATAGTGTTTACTAAGCAGTTCATCAAGACTAAACGGCGTGTAATTAGAAGATCCACTACTAATTTGGCCGTGAATCATCCCGATCTGATAATCACAATCATGTTTGACCGGAAAATCATTAATTATGCGTTGCTGTTCCCAACGACTACCATAACTAAACCCGGTAACGTTCACGATAGTTCCGTCACGTAATTTTAACGATTTAGTTGTTACCTGTTTAGGAAAAACGTAGGTATTCCCTGGGTAACTCAATTTCTGGTAATCACCAGAATAATAATCATGATTACCAAAGCTCAGTAAGACCGGAATCTGGTGCTGATCTAATAAGCTTAATTCATGCTTCAAAAAATTCTGGGCATGAACATTCTGATCCTGTCGATCAAATAGATCACCAACGATTAAAACAAAGTCAACCTGCTGATCGATGGCGGATCGAACAATCTTAGCAAACGATTGATAAGTTGAGTGATAAACTAAGTTCCAGACCGCATCCGGCGTTCCATCGTTTCGTAAATTATCAAACGGACTATCTAAATGTAAATCCGCGGTATGAATAAATTTCATAAGTTCCTCACTATTCCAAGAAATGCTTAGCTTTATTAAACAACT
This window encodes:
- a CDS encoding metallophosphoesterase family protein, coding for MKFIHTADLHLDSPFDNLRNDGTPDAVWNLVYHSTYQSFAKIVRSAIDQQVDFVLIVGDLFDRQDQNVHAQNFLKHELSLLDQHQIPVLLSFGNHDYYSGDYQKLSYPGNTYVFPKQVTTKSLKLRDGTIVNVTGFSYGSRWEQQRIINDFPVKHDCDYQIGMIHGQISSGSSNYTPFSLDELLSKHYDYWALGHIHKRQVLNKWPPVVYPGNIQGRTPNETGDKGYLLVDSNHQFQPEFHATSLINWVTLPVQVTTVKDENELVDLILSTVQQQKYQKFHLVNIQLQLTNATNVNSDLITLINNQNLLDQLQALLQNHYQEWNAWVYNVTLSQHHDSKLQLKSDVWKKSADQVFQIGNVDQIAKKLFQRSFINQRFNKSKAINQLKQHVTQLILNHRGSQDDN